In Arachis hypogaea cultivar Tifrunner chromosome 2, arahy.Tifrunner.gnm2.J5K5, whole genome shotgun sequence, a genomic segment contains:
- the LOC112747216 gene encoding BTB/POZ domain-containing protein At5g48800 → MDRTDKQQHQQQLPLAKCARQRCSEWIFRDVPSDITIEVGGGTFSLHKFPLVSRSGRIRRLVAEHRDSDISRVELLNLPGGAECFELAAKFCYGINFEITSTNVAQLCCVSDYLEMSEDFSKDNLGSRAEEYLDSIVCKNLEICVQVLQQCESLLPLADELKIVSRCIDAIASKACAEQIASSFSRLEYSSSGRLHMSRQAKCDGDWWIEDLSVLRIDMFQRVITAMKCRGVRPESIGASLVNYAQKELTKKSSLWNPSRETKVDANSSEHEKLVVEAIVSLLPVEKLAVPINFLFGLLRSAVMLDCAIASRLDLERRIGSQLDIATLDDILIPSFRHAGDTLFDVDTVHRILVNFCQQDDSEDDLEDASVFESDSPRSPSQTALVKVAKLVDNYLAEIAPDANLKLPKFMVIAETLPAHARTVHDGLYRAIDIYLKAHQGLTDMDKKKLCKLIDFQKLSQEAGAHAAQNERLPLQSIVQVLYFEQLRLRNSLSCSYGEDDPKPMHQSWRISSGALSAAMSPRDNYASLRRENRELKLELARLRMRLNDLEREHVCMKRDMAKSGSRKFMTSFSKKIGKLSFFGHISSRGSSSPSRNSQRTDSKVIERTCASHE, encoded by the exons ATGGACCGTACTGACAAACAGCAGCACCAGCAGCAGTTGCCTCTGGCAAAGTGTGCCAGGCAAAGATGCAGTGAATG GATTTTCCGGGATGTACCAAGTGATATAACTATAGAAGTTGGTGGAGGAACATTTTCATTACACAAG TTTCCTCTGGTCTCGCGAAGCGGCCGGATAAGGAGGCTAGTCGCGGAGCACAGAGATTCCGACATCTCAAGAGTGGAGCTTCTTAATCTACCAGGAGGAGCAGAATGCTTTGAGCTAGCAGCAAAATTCTGCTACGGGATAAACTTCGAGATCACTTCCACAAACGTTGCTCAGCTATGCTGTGTTTCGGACTATCTAGAAATGTCGGAGGACTTCTCCAAGGACAACCTCGGCTCGCGAGCCGAGGAGTATCTGGACAGCATTGTCTGCAAGAATCTTGAAATTTGTGTGCAAGTCTTGCAGCAGTGCGAAAGCCTGCTGCCTCTGGCGGATGAGCTGAAGATTGTTAGCCGGTGCATCGACGCCATCGCCTCGAAAGCCTGCGCCGAACAGATAGCTTCTAGCTTCTCAAGATTGGAGTACAGCAGTTCAGGGAGGTTACATATGAGCCGGCAGGCGAAATGCGACGGCGATTGGTGGATCGAAGATCTCTCTGTTCTTAGAATTGACATGTTTCAGAGAGTCATAACGGCGATGAAATGCCGCGGCGTTCGGCCGGAGAGTATCGGCGCTTCGCTAGTGAATTATGCTCAGAAGGAGTTGACTAAGAAATCAAGCTTGTGGAATCCTTCTAGGGAGACTAAAGTGGATGCGAATTCGAGCGAGCACGAGAAGCTTGTGGTTGAAGCAATCGTTAGTCTTTTGCCTGTTGAGAAGCTTGCAGTTCCAATAAACTTCCTCTTCGGCCTTCTTCGAAGCGCCGTGATGCTCGATTGCGCGATCGCCTCGCGGCTCGATCTTGAAAGAAGGATCGGATCGCAGCTAGATATTGCCACTCTTGATGATATCCTGATTCCGTCTTTCCGGCACGCCGGCGACACATTGTTTGATGTTGACACGGTTCATAGGATTCTGGTGAATTTTTGTCAGCAAGATGATAGTGAAGATGATCTAGAAGACGCCTCGGTTTTTGAATCTGATAGCCCACGTTCGCCTTCGCAAACTGCGTTGGTTAAGGTTGCGAAATTAGTTGATAACTACCTGGCCGAAATCGCCCCTGATGCAAACCTGAAGCTGCCTAAGTTCATGGTCATTGCAGAAACCTTGCCGGCGCATGCTCGGACGGTCCATGACGGATTATATCGGGCCATCGATATTTACTTGAAA GCGCATCAAGGTTTGACAGATATGGACAAGAAGAAACTATGCAAACTGATTGACTTTCAGAAACTTTCTCAAGAAGCCGGAGCTCACGCCGCTCAAAACGAGCGGCTTCCTCTGCAATCAATTGTGCAAGTTCTGTATTTTGAACAACTAAGACTCAGAAATTCTTTGTCCTGTTCTTATGGGGAAGATGACCCCAAGCCGATGCACCAGTCGTGGCGAATTAGTAGTGGCGCTCTGAGCGCCGCTATGTCTCCACGAGACAATTATGCGTCGTTGAGGCGAGAGAATCGCGAGCTAAAGCTTGAGTTAGCGCGGCTGCGAATGAGACTGAATGATCTTGAGAGGGAGCATGTTTGCATGAAGAGGGACATGGCCAAGTCCGGATCTAGAAAATTTATGACTTCATTCTCTAAAAAGATTGGTAAGCTTAGCTTCTTTGGACATATTTCTTCAAGAGGATCAAGTTCTCCTTCAAGGAATTCTCAAAGAACAGATTCAAAGGTGATTGAGAGAACCTGTGCCAGCCATGAATAG